In Pseudoalteromonas marina, a genomic segment contains:
- a CDS encoding alpha/beta hydrolase: MLTIITLFFAISASASESVLLAKNDHIESRILKERRFYSVYLPPSYSQNTDKTYPVVYLLDGDSTHLKAVAGLVEALSTERLEQQIQQAIIVAIPNSQNAIRERDFTPTNVDWTFKGKLLERFENIGNAANYSAFFEKELIPHINKNYRTSNKRVLIGESFGGLFASYVLLTNHTLFTDYLIIDATYIWDNNYLNRYFKNNQLENKEMAGNVYFTFANNATAFGDIGKTNYQWGLAFADKLRNHPSKKLTVKQRYFENETHGTVAALSWYYGLKELLVYL, encoded by the coding sequence ATGTTGACGATTATCACTTTATTTTTTGCAATCAGTGCAAGTGCTTCCGAGTCGGTTTTATTAGCAAAAAATGATCATATAGAGTCTCGAATTTTAAAAGAGAGGCGATTTTATAGCGTTTACTTACCACCTAGTTATAGCCAAAATACTGATAAAACATACCCTGTAGTTTACTTACTTGATGGTGATAGCACACATTTAAAAGCAGTTGCAGGGCTGGTAGAAGCGCTAAGTACAGAGCGTTTAGAGCAACAAATACAGCAAGCTATTATTGTAGCTATTCCTAACAGCCAAAACGCAATAAGAGAGCGCGACTTTACACCTACCAATGTTGATTGGACGTTTAAGGGTAAATTATTAGAAAGGTTTGAAAATATCGGCAATGCCGCAAATTACAGTGCATTTTTTGAAAAAGAACTTATTCCACATATTAATAAAAACTACCGAACATCAAATAAGCGGGTATTAATTGGTGAGTCTTTTGGTGGCTTGTTTGCAAGTTACGTACTGTTGACTAATCACACATTATTTACAGATTACTTAATAATTGATGCTACCTACATTTGGGATAATAATTATTTAAACCGTTACTTTAAAAATAATCAACTTGAAAATAAAGAGATGGCAGGGAATGTGTATTTTACCTTTGCGAATAACGCAACAGCATTTGGTGATATAGGTAAAACAAATTATCAGTGGGGATTGGCGTTTGCAGATAAATTAAGGAATCACCCAAGTAAAAAATTAACAGTAAAACAGCGTTACTTTGAAAACGAAACACACGGTACCGTTGCTGCACTTAGCTGGTATTATGGATTGAAGGAGTTGTTGGTTTATTTATAG
- the lnt gene encoding apolipoprotein N-acyltransferase, protein MKKLLTRLTLLAKDIKSWLAFIAGLILTFSYSPFEIWPIAFISIAAVIFCINPNNTGKAHAKNAAKYGFIFGLGWFGAGISWVHVSIATFGGMPLVASFSLMALLCGYLALYPALAFYLTTRFATSTNSFGLLLISFFALSEYLRGVVLTGFPWLSFGYTQTDGPLNILAPYIGEFGLTLVCIAIGFALYRITQKDIKTPLVTLTVFTVLCIGSRATNTVEYSGKSMSTLLVQGNIKQHLRFEPSEFWTTMSKYQDMTRPHWDADLIVWPEAAVPEIEALADSYLAGLDSAASFNETALITGIVDYQIDTKAIFNTLIVLGNKERGDEHGHYEYLSKNRYQKHQLLPIGEFVPFQDILRPIAPLFDLPMSSFSRGDRIQNNLRANGFNLLPAICFEIVFADLVRGNYKTNSDILFTVSNDAWFGQSIGPLQHMQIARMRALELQRPLVRVTNNGVSAVYDPLSNTQQTMPQFEAAVLKADVKLIQGNSVYSQYGNVFVWGIVALLGIGGVGVRFRN, encoded by the coding sequence GTGAAGAAACTGCTAACTAGACTGACCCTATTAGCAAAAGATATAAAATCATGGCTCGCATTTATTGCGGGCCTTATTTTAACTTTTAGCTACTCCCCTTTTGAAATTTGGCCAATTGCATTTATTAGTATTGCAGCTGTCATTTTTTGTATTAATCCAAACAATACCGGAAAAGCCCATGCGAAGAATGCCGCTAAATATGGTTTTATATTTGGTTTAGGCTGGTTTGGTGCAGGTATTAGTTGGGTACATGTGTCTATAGCTACCTTTGGCGGTATGCCGCTTGTAGCCTCTTTTTCGTTAATGGCACTATTGTGCGGCTACTTAGCGCTTTATCCCGCCTTAGCGTTCTACTTAACAACTCGTTTTGCCACCAGCACAAATAGCTTTGGTTTGCTGCTTATTAGCTTTTTTGCTCTGAGTGAATATTTACGGGGGGTGGTCCTTACCGGGTTTCCGTGGTTAAGTTTTGGGTATACCCAAACCGATGGACCATTAAATATACTGGCCCCTTACATTGGTGAATTTGGATTGACTTTAGTATGTATTGCCATTGGCTTTGCACTGTACCGGATAACACAAAAAGACATAAAGACCCCGCTGGTTACGCTTACTGTATTTACTGTTTTGTGTATTGGTTCGCGTGCAACAAACACCGTTGAGTACTCAGGTAAATCAATGTCGACTTTACTAGTACAAGGCAATATAAAGCAGCACCTTCGCTTTGAGCCGAGCGAGTTTTGGACCACCATGAGCAAATACCAAGACATGACTCGCCCACATTGGGATGCTGATTTAATTGTTTGGCCTGAAGCCGCAGTTCCTGAAATAGAAGCCCTTGCCGACAGCTACTTAGCTGGGCTAGATAGCGCAGCCTCATTTAATGAAACCGCCCTTATTACGGGCATTGTTGACTACCAAATCGATACTAAAGCCATATTTAATACACTTATAGTTCTGGGTAACAAAGAGCGCGGCGACGAGCACGGCCATTATGAATACCTCAGTAAAAATCGCTATCAAAAACACCAGTTACTGCCGATTGGAGAATTTGTACCGTTTCAAGATATTCTGCGCCCAATCGCGCCTTTGTTTGATTTACCTATGTCCTCATTTTCACGAGGCGACAGAATACAAAACAACTTGCGCGCCAATGGCTTTAATCTGCTCCCTGCTATTTGCTTCGAAATAGTATTTGCCGATTTAGTACGCGGCAATTATAAAACTAACTCAGATATATTATTTACTGTCAGTAACGACGCGTGGTTTGGTCAATCAATTGGGCCATTGCAACACATGCAAATTGCCCGCATGCGTGCCCTTGAGTTACAACGCCCGCTGGTACGTGTTACCAACAACGGTGTAAGCGCCGTATACGACCCGCTAAGCAATACACAACAAACCATGCCACAGTTTGAAGCCGCTGTATTAAAAGCCGATGTAAAATTGATACAAGGTAATAGTGTGTATAGCCAATATGGCAATGTGTTTGTATGGGGAATTGTGGCGTTATTGGGGATTGGTGGAGTTGGGGTAAGGTTTAGAAATTAA
- the corC gene encoding CNNM family magnesium/cobalt transport protein CorC (CorC(YbeX) belongs to the Cyclin M Mg2+ Exporter (CNNM) family, and was characterized as belonging to a set of three proteins, at least one of which must be present for CorA to function.), which produces MSDGNSQSSQGSSGKTWLGRITQMLQGEPQNREELVEVIADAQERDVIDPETKEMIEGVLSVSELKVRDIMIPRSQMVTLEIDSPLEELIPMMVDSTHSRFPVVIEDKDHVEGFLLAKDLLPLILNKDEHLPSIRDYLRPAMVVPESKRVDTLLNEFRQQRYHMAVVIDEYGGVSGLVTIEDILETIVGEIEDEHDEEEEQQDIRQLAKHVHVVQALTPVDDFNEHFSTGYSTEEADTIGGTVLHAFGHMPSRGETIDIDGYQFKVTNADNRRILQLQVTVPKADDTDSEETAN; this is translated from the coding sequence ATGAGCGACGGTAACTCGCAATCTAGCCAGGGTTCTTCTGGCAAAACGTGGTTGGGTAGAATAACCCAAATGCTGCAAGGGGAACCCCAGAATAGAGAAGAGCTGGTCGAAGTGATTGCCGATGCGCAAGAACGAGACGTAATCGATCCAGAAACAAAAGAAATGATTGAAGGTGTGCTTAGTGTATCTGAGCTTAAAGTGCGAGACATAATGATCCCGCGCTCACAAATGGTCACTCTTGAGATCGACAGCCCGCTTGAAGAGCTAATACCCATGATGGTTGACTCAACTCACTCACGCTTCCCTGTGGTGATTGAAGACAAAGATCACGTAGAAGGTTTTTTACTTGCTAAAGATTTGCTGCCGCTTATCTTAAATAAAGACGAGCATTTACCTTCAATACGCGATTACTTACGCCCTGCCATGGTCGTACCTGAGAGCAAACGTGTTGACACTCTGCTTAATGAATTTCGTCAGCAACGCTATCATATGGCTGTCGTTATTGATGAATACGGCGGTGTATCGGGACTCGTTACAATTGAAGATATTCTTGAAACCATTGTTGGGGAAATAGAAGACGAGCACGACGAAGAAGAAGAACAACAAGATATTCGTCAACTTGCAAAACACGTTCATGTTGTTCAGGCCTTAACGCCAGTAGATGACTTTAACGAGCACTTCAGTACAGGGTATAGCACAGAAGAAGCCGACACTATTGGTGGCACCGTTTTACATGCATTTGGCCATATGCCTAGCCGTGGTGAAACAATAGACATAGATGGTTACCAATTTAAAGTAACCAATGCCGACAATCGTCGTATCTTGCAACTGCAAGTCACCGTTCCTAAGGCTGATGACACCGACAGTGAAGAAACTGCTAACTAG
- the ybeY gene encoding rRNA maturation RNase YbeY, with the protein MTTELDLQIACEFDNLPSEAQFALWADKALSQYRDESELTIVISDEAQSQQLNNDYRGKNKPTNVLSFEFEAPPGIELPLVGDLVICPAIVLAEAVEQEKSFHDHFAHMVIHGCLHLLGFDHIKSEDALQMESIEKQLLAELNIADPYRDEI; encoded by the coding sequence TTGACAACCGAACTTGATTTACAAATAGCCTGTGAGTTTGACAACCTCCCTAGTGAAGCCCAATTTGCATTATGGGCTGATAAAGCGTTAAGCCAATATCGTGATGAGTCAGAACTCACCATAGTAATTAGCGACGAAGCGCAATCACAACAACTTAATAACGACTACCGGGGTAAAAACAAACCCACTAACGTATTGTCGTTTGAATTTGAAGCGCCACCAGGAATAGAGCTTCCCCTTGTTGGTGACTTAGTTATTTGCCCAGCCATTGTATTGGCTGAAGCAGTGGAGCAAGAGAAGTCATTTCATGACCACTTTGCCCACATGGTCATTCATGGGTGCTTGCATTTACTTGGATTTGACCATATAAAGAGTGAAGACGCTTTGCAAATGGAAAGCATAGAAAAGCAATTACTTGCAGAGCTAAATATAGCAGACCCATACCGGGACGAAATTTAA
- a CDS encoding PhoH family protein → MSNQLKTLEIYLEPADNKRLSSLCGPFDENIKQIERRLAVEIIHRDNFFKVTGKLLNSASAVEILKNLYVDTQPVRGVIGEIEPDNVHLAITESKALEQDASSSAYGKEMVIKTRRGVIKPRNDNQGLYVANILNHDITFGIGPAGTGKTYLAVAAAVDALERQEIRRILLTRPAVEAGEKLGFLPGDLSQKIDPYLRPLYDALFEMLGFEKVEKLIEKNIIEVAPLAYMRGRTLNDAFIILDESQNTTAEQMKMFLTRIGFNSKAVITGDITQVDLPRGTRSGLRHAIEVLDSVDEISFNYFKAHDVVRHPVVARIVEAYERNDESERLKRIEKQKAKDELAAQLNSTTKE, encoded by the coding sequence TTGAGTAATCAGTTAAAAACATTAGAGATTTATTTAGAACCTGCCGATAACAAACGCCTATCTTCTTTATGTGGCCCGTTTGACGAAAACATCAAACAAATTGAACGCCGCCTAGCTGTTGAAATTATTCACCGTGACAACTTTTTTAAAGTAACGGGAAAACTACTCAATAGTGCCTCTGCGGTCGAAATCTTAAAAAATCTATATGTTGATACTCAACCTGTACGCGGTGTTATTGGTGAAATAGAACCTGATAATGTTCACTTGGCAATTACAGAATCTAAAGCCCTAGAGCAAGATGCTTCAAGCAGTGCATACGGCAAAGAAATGGTTATAAAAACGCGCCGTGGTGTTATTAAGCCCCGAAACGACAACCAAGGCCTTTACGTTGCCAATATATTAAATCACGACATTACTTTTGGTATAGGCCCTGCTGGTACAGGTAAAACCTATCTAGCAGTAGCTGCCGCAGTTGATGCCCTTGAGCGACAAGAAATTCGTCGTATTTTGTTAACGCGCCCCGCTGTAGAAGCTGGTGAAAAGCTTGGTTTTTTACCTGGTGACTTAAGCCAAAAAATTGACCCATACCTGCGCCCGCTTTACGATGCGCTATTCGAGATGCTCGGTTTTGAAAAAGTCGAAAAGCTAATAGAAAAAAATATCATTGAAGTTGCACCCCTTGCTTATATGCGTGGTCGTACATTAAACGATGCGTTTATTATTTTAGATGAAAGTCAAAATACCACAGCAGAACAAATGAAAATGTTTTTAACCCGTATAGGGTTTAATTCAAAAGCGGTGATCACTGGTGATATAACCCAAGTTGATTTACCGCGCGGTACACGCTCTGGCCTACGCCATGCTATAGAAGTGCTCGATAGCGTAGATGAAATTAGTTTTAACTACTTCAAAGCACACGATGTAGTGCGCCACCCTGTTGTTGCGCGCATTGTTGAAGCATACGAGCGTAACGATGAGAGCGAGCGCTTGAAGCGAATTGAAAAGCAAAAAGCAAAAGACGAGCTAGCTGCTCAACTTAACTCTACTACTAAAGAGTAA
- the miaB gene encoding tRNA (N6-isopentenyl adenosine(37)-C2)-methylthiotransferase MiaB, with protein MSKKLHIKTWGCQMNEYDSQKMAELLDATNGYQLTEDATDADVILLNTCSIREKAQEKVFHQLGRWKLLKDDKPELIIGVGGCVASQEGDSIRQRAPFVDVIFGPQTLHRLPEMIKQVQGNKGSSVVDISFPEIEKFDRLPEPKAEGPSAFVSIMEGCSKYCTFCVVPYTRGEEVSRPVDDVLLEVAQLAEQGVREVNLLGQNVNAYRGDTHDGDICYFSDLIRLIAAIDGIDRIRYTTSHPVEFTPDIIDAYADVPELVDHLHLPVQSGSDRILNLMKRGHTALEYKSTIRKLRKIRPNLSMSSDFIIGFPGESKADFEATMNLINDIGFDMSFSFIYSARPGTPAADLPDDVTEQEKKERLYLLQNRITQMAQHISRQMFDTEQRILVEGPSKKNPMELRGRTENNRVVNFVGPHSVIGQFVDVRITEALPNSLRGDLIRTESEMNLRRDIAPSAILTKAASSEPKPETVNEIGVATFVP; from the coding sequence ATGAGCAAAAAGCTGCATATCAAAACCTGGGGTTGTCAGATGAACGAATACGACTCTCAGAAAATGGCTGAACTTTTAGATGCCACCAATGGCTACCAGCTAACTGAAGATGCAACAGATGCCGACGTAATCTTACTTAACACCTGTTCAATTCGTGAAAAAGCACAAGAAAAAGTATTTCACCAATTAGGCCGTTGGAAGTTGTTAAAAGACGACAAGCCAGAGCTAATTATTGGTGTAGGCGGTTGTGTTGCCTCTCAAGAAGGTGATTCTATTCGCCAGCGAGCTCCATTTGTAGATGTTATTTTTGGCCCACAAACACTGCACCGTTTACCTGAAATGATTAAGCAAGTGCAAGGTAATAAAGGTTCGTCAGTTGTTGATATTTCGTTCCCAGAAATTGAAAAGTTTGACCGCCTACCTGAGCCAAAAGCTGAGGGCCCTTCTGCGTTTGTATCAATAATGGAAGGGTGTTCTAAGTATTGTACCTTTTGTGTTGTACCTTATACCCGTGGCGAAGAAGTTAGCCGCCCAGTTGATGACGTACTCCTTGAAGTGGCACAACTTGCAGAGCAAGGCGTGCGTGAAGTAAATCTATTGGGGCAAAATGTGAACGCATACCGTGGTGATACTCACGATGGCGACATTTGTTACTTCTCCGATTTAATTCGATTAATTGCTGCAATTGATGGTATTGACCGTATTCGTTATACAACATCGCATCCAGTAGAGTTTACACCAGATATTATAGATGCATATGCTGACGTACCAGAGCTTGTAGATCACTTACACTTACCGGTACAAAGTGGCTCTGACCGTATACTAAACCTAATGAAACGCGGCCATACGGCACTTGAATACAAATCAACAATTAGAAAGCTGCGTAAAATTCGCCCTAACTTAAGCATGTCGTCAGATTTCATCATCGGGTTCCCGGGAGAGAGTAAAGCTGATTTTGAAGCCACGATGAACCTTATCAACGATATTGGGTTTGATATGAGCTTTAGCTTTATTTACAGCGCACGCCCTGGTACGCCTGCTGCCGACTTACCAGACGACGTAACTGAGCAAGAGAAAAAAGAACGCTTATACCTGTTACAGAACCGTATTACACAAATGGCACAGCACATTAGCCGCCAAATGTTCGATACAGAACAGCGTATTTTGGTTGAAGGTCCATCGAAAAAGAATCCAATGGAATTACGCGGTCGTACCGAGAATAACCGTGTTGTTAACTTTGTTGGTCCACATTCGGTGATCGGCCAGTTCGTTGACGTACGTATCACTGAAGCACTGCCTAACTCTTTACGTGGTGACTTAATTCGTACAGAATCAGAAATGAACTTACGACGCGATATCGCTCCATCAGCTATTTTAACCAAAGCAGCAAGCAGTGAGCCAAAACCAGAGACTGTTAACGAGATTGGCGTAGCTACTTTCGTTCCTTAG
- a CDS encoding FAD-dependent monooxygenase gives MMKNMTQNNVIVVGGGMVGAAMAIKLAQQGKSVRIIEKHLIDPPHVLSNDNVDIRVSAINRFSEKLLDGLGAMPILRKGRIAPYQQLEAFERGDDKLLFDCADINTTHLGHLIENSLIQASLWMQFEQYDIEVIEQKQVVSKIEQNADSITLVYGEQRYTASLVVAADGGQSQLRTKANIGVTGWQYQQQCMGVLIKLDAPQQIKTWQQFTPSGPLAFLPMQAPYANLIWYDDANTLNTFKGLDGAQLKSHILAKFPGLVGDFEVQSHAVFPITRQHANNYSYGRLVLVGDAAHTINPLAGQGVNLGFQDVVALATILNDATDVGCALKLQEYERTRRKANLLMMSMMDACYFGFSNQIAPLKWARSQFLKMANNTGVVKNWVLKYAISGEFS, from the coding sequence ATGATGAAAAACATGACTCAAAATAATGTGATAGTGGTTGGCGGCGGCATGGTTGGTGCGGCAATGGCAATAAAATTAGCACAACAGGGTAAGTCAGTGCGCATTATCGAAAAACACCTAATCGATCCGCCTCATGTTTTGAGTAATGACAACGTTGATATAAGAGTATCGGCTATTAATCGTTTTTCTGAAAAGTTACTCGATGGTTTAGGGGCTATGCCCATTTTAAGAAAAGGCCGGATTGCGCCATACCAACAGTTAGAAGCTTTTGAACGCGGCGACGATAAATTGTTATTTGATTGCGCCGACATTAATACCACGCATTTGGGCCACTTAATCGAAAACAGTTTAATACAAGCCAGTTTATGGATGCAGTTTGAGCAATACGATATTGAAGTCATCGAGCAAAAACAGGTTGTTAGTAAAATTGAACAAAATGCCGATTCGATTACCTTGGTATATGGCGAGCAACGTTATACCGCAAGCTTAGTGGTTGCAGCCGATGGCGGACAATCACAATTACGAACTAAAGCAAATATTGGTGTAACCGGTTGGCAGTACCAGCAGCAATGTATGGGCGTACTTATTAAATTGGACGCGCCTCAACAAATAAAGACATGGCAGCAATTTACGCCATCAGGCCCGTTGGCTTTTTTACCTATGCAAGCACCTTACGCTAATTTAATTTGGTATGACGATGCCAACACATTAAACACATTTAAAGGATTAGATGGAGCACAATTAAAAAGTCATATTTTGGCTAAGTTCCCTGGCCTTGTAGGCGATTTTGAAGTGCAAAGTCATGCTGTGTTTCCAATTACTCGTCAACATGCTAATAATTATTCTTATGGTCGTTTGGTGTTAGTAGGCGATGCTGCGCACACTATTAATCCATTGGCTGGGCAGGGCGTTAACTTGGGTTTCCAGGACGTGGTCGCCTTAGCCACTATATTAAATGATGCAACCGACGTCGGATGCGCGTTAAAGCTGCAAGAGTACGAACGCACTCGCCGAAAAGCTAACTTATTAATGATGAGTATGATGGATGCCTGCTATTTTGGTTTTTCAAACCAAATAGCCCCACTAAAATGGGCGCGTAGCCAATTTTTAAAAATGGCTAACAATACTGGGGTGGTAAAAAACTGGGTATTAAAGTACGCAATTAGCGGTGAATTTAGCTAA
- a CDS encoding putative bifunctional diguanylate cyclase/phosphodiesterase, whose protein sequence is MRLSLKSILEIEKSENHQRFLAEHDSLTSLPNRKCFFNLLIQHINNEQPFSLFLFDLSNFKRVNELYGNSLGDELLCIFSKTLNLNLLNIGELHRIGGDEFALILDSANEQDIYDCIDVIKGSVEEPFLISAQKVWLKLKVGVSSYPQDAFYANELFKNADLALLEAKSTQQLFVNYFEGLSERADNFLDMTTKIKSALINHEFELYFQPIFCTRFDEIHGAEVLIRWPQKDGSFITPDQFIKVAERTGMILNITQWVVIETIKNLQRLKSLGFTGTMHVNLSTRDLESESFVQFIEELLKEDPTLSNYIVFEITEGAMMTDLEAARAMMYKLNSRGFEFSVDDFGTGFSSLSLLRELPINQIKIDRSFINNMLTKIADYAIVESTLFLAHRLNCNVVAEGIETKELQEALKSMNCEFLQGYYFSKPLPLGRFIEKYLNKGS, encoded by the coding sequence ATGCGCCTCAGCTTAAAAAGTATTTTAGAAATAGAAAAGTCTGAAAATCATCAACGATTCCTAGCAGAGCATGACAGCTTAACAAGCCTCCCTAATCGCAAATGTTTTTTTAATCTATTGATTCAGCATATTAATAATGAGCAACCATTTAGTTTATTTTTATTTGATTTAAGTAATTTTAAACGTGTAAATGAGCTCTACGGTAATAGCTTAGGAGATGAATTGTTGTGCATATTCTCCAAAACATTAAATCTAAATTTATTAAACATAGGTGAACTGCACCGAATTGGCGGTGATGAATTTGCGTTAATTTTAGATTCAGCAAATGAGCAAGATATTTATGATTGTATAGACGTTATAAAGGGTTCTGTTGAAGAGCCTTTTTTAATTAGTGCGCAAAAAGTATGGTTAAAGCTAAAAGTCGGCGTTAGCTCATATCCTCAAGATGCGTTTTATGCCAATGAGTTATTTAAAAATGCAGATTTAGCTTTACTTGAAGCTAAAAGCACACAGCAGTTATTTGTTAATTATTTTGAAGGATTGAGTGAAAGGGCTGATAACTTTCTTGATATGACTACAAAAATAAAAAGCGCCCTTATAAACCATGAATTTGAGCTTTATTTTCAGCCAATATTTTGCACTCGTTTTGACGAAATACATGGTGCAGAAGTATTAATTAGGTGGCCGCAGAAGGACGGTTCGTTTATTACTCCTGATCAATTTATCAAAGTGGCTGAGCGTACGGGGATGATTCTTAATATCACTCAATGGGTTGTAATTGAAACAATAAAAAATTTACAGCGTTTAAAATCGTTAGGTTTTACTGGCACCATGCACGTAAATTTATCAACACGAGACCTTGAAAGTGAGAGCTTTGTGCAGTTTATAGAAGAGCTCCTTAAAGAGGACCCTACGTTAAGTAACTACATTGTTTTTGAAATTACAGAAGGTGCAATGATGACTGACTTGGAGGCTGCTCGAGCAATGATGTATAAACTTAACAGTCGTGGATTTGAATTTAGTGTAGATGACTTTGGTACCGGGTTTTCTTCCTTATCTTTACTGCGAGAGCTACCTATAAATCAAATTAAAATAGATCGGTCTTTCATTAATAATATGCTTACTAAAATAGCTGATTATGCAATTGTAGAATCGACGTTATTTTTAGCACATAGGCTCAATTGTAATGTGGTTGCAGAAGGAATCGAAACGAAGGAGCTACAAGAAGCACTTAAATCAATGAATTGTGAATTCCTTCAAGGCTATTATTTTAGCAAGCCACTACCTTTAGGGCGCTTTATAGAGAAATACTTAAATAAAGGCAGCTAA
- the ychF gene encoding redox-regulated ATPase YchF: MGFKCGIVGLPNVGKSTLFNALTKAGIEAANFPFCTIEPNTGVVPVPDPRLDELAKIVNPQRILTTSMEFVDIAGLVKGASKGEGLGNQFLANIRETDAIGHVVRCFEDENVIHVAGTIDPADDIDVINTELVLADMDSAEKAMFRNAKKAKGGDKDAKEQNAALEKVKVHLDEGLTLRSLELTKEEKAAISSINFLTIKPTMYIANVAEDGFENNPLLDRVRAIADSEGAVVVPVCAAIESELSELDDEDKLEFMADLGLEEPGLNLVIRGGYELLKLQTYFTAGVKEVRAWTIPVGATAPQAAGKIHTDFERGFIRAQTIAYDDYINCKGESGAKEAGKMRQEGKEYIVKDGDVMNFLFNV; encoded by the coding sequence ATGGGTTTTAAATGTGGCATCGTTGGCTTGCCTAACGTAGGTAAATCAACGCTTTTCAATGCATTAACTAAAGCGGGTATTGAAGCCGCTAATTTTCCTTTTTGTACCATTGAGCCTAATACAGGTGTGGTACCTGTTCCAGATCCTCGCTTGGACGAGCTTGCTAAAATTGTAAACCCACAACGTATTCTTACTACAAGTATGGAGTTTGTTGATATTGCAGGCCTTGTAAAAGGCGCATCAAAAGGTGAAGGCCTTGGTAACCAGTTCCTAGCGAATATTCGTGAAACTGATGCAATTGGTCATGTAGTACGTTGTTTTGAAGACGAAAATGTAATACACGTAGCGGGTACAATTGACCCTGCTGACGATATTGACGTGATCAATACTGAATTAGTACTTGCTGATATGGACAGTGCTGAGAAAGCTATGTTCCGTAATGCTAAAAAAGCGAAAGGCGGCGATAAAGACGCAAAAGAACAAAATGCGGCGCTTGAAAAAGTAAAAGTACACCTTGATGAAGGCCTTACACTTCGATCGTTAGAATTAACTAAAGAAGAAAAAGCAGCTATCAGCTCTATTAACTTCTTAACTATCAAGCCAACTATGTATATTGCAAACGTAGCTGAGGATGGTTTTGAGAATAACCCACTACTTGACCGCGTTCGCGCTATAGCTGATTCAGAAGGCGCTGTGGTTGTCCCTGTGTGCGCAGCAATCGAATCTGAGTTATCTGAACTTGATGATGAAGACAAACTCGAATTTATGGCTGACCTTGGCTTAGAAGAGCCAGGCCTTAACCTTGTAATTCGAGGCGGCTACGAATTACTCAAGCTACAAACTTACTTTACCGCAGGCGTAAAAGAAGTGCGAGCTTGGACAATTCCTGTAGGTGCAACAGCGCCGCAAGCTGCTGGTAAAATTCATACCGATTTTGAACGTGGATTTATCCGTGCACAAACCATTGCTTATGACGACTACATTAACTGTAAAGGTGAAAGTGGTGCAAAAGAAGCGGGTAAAATGCGCCAAGAAGGTAAAGAGTACATTGTTAAAGATGGCGATGTAATGAACTTCCTGTTTAACGTATAA
- the pth gene encoding aminoacyl-tRNA hydrolase, producing the protein MNSIQMLVGLANPGPEYANTRHNAGAWFIEQLAARYNCTLKHDPKYHGLTGKVIIQGQEFKLLIPTTYMNLSGKAVSSLANFFKIPVENILVAHDEMDLEPGVAKLKKGGGHGGHNGLKDIMAKMANQKDFMRLRVGIGHPGHREMVTGWVLGKAPKVDQEKMDAAVDEAVRCMEILAKDGVLKAQNRLHSFKP; encoded by the coding sequence TTGAATTCTATTCAAATGCTTGTGGGCCTGGCTAATCCAGGCCCCGAATACGCAAATACACGCCACAATGCAGGTGCTTGGTTCATCGAGCAACTCGCAGCACGCTACAACTGTACGCTAAAACACGATCCTAAATATCACGGCCTTACTGGCAAAGTGATAATCCAAGGCCAAGAATTCAAGTTATTGATCCCCACTACTTACATGAATTTAAGTGGTAAAGCGGTCAGTAGTTTAGCCAACTTTTTCAAAATCCCTGTTGAAAATATCTTAGTCGCACATGACGAGATGGATTTAGAGCCCGGTGTCGCCAAATTAAAAAAAGGGGGCGGACACGGTGGTCATAATGGCTTAAAAGACATTATGGCAAAAATGGCAAATCAAAAAGATTTTATGCGTTTACGTGTTGGCATAGGTCATCCAGGACATCGTGAAATGGTTACCGGATGGGTGCTTGGAAAAGCGCCAAAGGTTGACCAAGAAAAAATGGATGCTGCTGTAGATGAAGCGGTTCGTTGTATGGAAATACTTGCAAAAGACGGCGTGCTAAAAGCACAAAACAGACTTCATTCGTTTAAACCCTAA